One Pieris napi chromosome Z, ilPieNapi1.2, whole genome shotgun sequence DNA window includes the following coding sequences:
- the LOC125062778 gene encoding lysophospholipase-like protein 1 isoform X2, whose amino-acid sequence MALTVKLFPGGTGDLMKQWVDLMVKNFSFSQIKIIYPTAPLQPYTPAAGEMRNVWFDRIDINQKVPENLSSLAQIETEVKNLINTEVSSGIPVNRIIVGGFSMGGALALHTAYRWEPNLAAAFAFSSFLNDNSIVYKQLKDSGGKVPPLLHIHGNSDDLVDLSWGKTTFEHLKTLGVQGEFHTIHRLGHSINKTGLNLIYSWIQKHLPEI is encoded by the exons ATGGCTCTG acGGTAAAATTATTTCCAGGTGGCACTGGTGACTTGATGAAGCAATGGGTGGACTTAATGGTTAAAAACTTTTCATTttctcaaataaaaataatatatcctACAGCTCCATTACAACCATATACACCAGCAGCTGGTGAAATGAGAAATGTTTGGTTTGATCGTATAGATATTAACCAAAAAGTTCCTGAAAATTTATCTTCACTAGCACAAATAGAAACagaagttaaaaatttaatcaatacAGAAGTTTCAAGTGGTATTCCAGTAAATCGGATTATAGTAG GTGGATTCTCAATGGGTGGTGCTTTAGCACTGCACACAGCATATAGATGGGAGCCTAACTTAGCAGCAGCATTCGCCTTTAGTTCTTTCTTAAATgataattctattgtttataaacaacTTAAGGATAGTGGTGGAAAAg TGCCTCCATTACTACATATCCATGGAAACAGTGATGATCTTGTTGATTTATCTTGGGGGAAAACTACTTTTGAACACTTAAAGACACTAGGTGTCCAAGGAGAATTTCATACTATTCATAGGCTGGGACATTCTATAAACAAAACTGGACTAAATCTCATATATTCATGGATACAAAAGCATCTGcctgaaatataa
- the LOC125062778 gene encoding lysophospholipase-like protein 1 isoform X1, whose product MSRIPAVHLKMPSGVNQTGTVIFFHGSGGTGDLMKQWVDLMVKNFSFSQIKIIYPTAPLQPYTPAAGEMRNVWFDRIDINQKVPENLSSLAQIETEVKNLINTEVSSGIPVNRIIVGGFSMGGALALHTAYRWEPNLAAAFAFSSFLNDNSIVYKQLKDSGGKVPPLLHIHGNSDDLVDLSWGKTTFEHLKTLGVQGEFHTIHRLGHSINKTGLNLIYSWIQKHLPEI is encoded by the exons atGTCGCGTATACCAGCTGTGCATTTAAAAATGCCTTCTGGAGTCAATCAAACAGGGACCGTTATATTTTTCCATGGCTCTG GTGGCACTGGTGACTTGATGAAGCAATGGGTGGACTTAATGGTTAAAAACTTTTCATTttctcaaataaaaataatatatcctACAGCTCCATTACAACCATATACACCAGCAGCTGGTGAAATGAGAAATGTTTGGTTTGATCGTATAGATATTAACCAAAAAGTTCCTGAAAATTTATCTTCACTAGCACAAATAGAAACagaagttaaaaatttaatcaatacAGAAGTTTCAAGTGGTATTCCAGTAAATCGGATTATAGTAG GTGGATTCTCAATGGGTGGTGCTTTAGCACTGCACACAGCATATAGATGGGAGCCTAACTTAGCAGCAGCATTCGCCTTTAGTTCTTTCTTAAATgataattctattgtttataaacaacTTAAGGATAGTGGTGGAAAAg TGCCTCCATTACTACATATCCATGGAAACAGTGATGATCTTGTTGATTTATCTTGGGGGAAAACTACTTTTGAACACTTAAAGACACTAGGTGTCCAAGGAGAATTTCATACTATTCATAGGCTGGGACATTCTATAAACAAAACTGGACTAAATCTCATATATTCATGGATACAAAAGCATCTGcctgaaatataa
- the LOC125062778 gene encoding lysophospholipase-like protein 1 isoform X3: protein MKQWVDLMVKNFSFSQIKIIYPTAPLQPYTPAAGEMRNVWFDRIDINQKVPENLSSLAQIETEVKNLINTEVSSGIPVNRIIVGGFSMGGALALHTAYRWEPNLAAAFAFSSFLNDNSIVYKQLKDSGGKVPPLLHIHGNSDDLVDLSWGKTTFEHLKTLGVQGEFHTIHRLGHSINKTGLNLIYSWIQKHLPEI, encoded by the exons ATGAAGCAATGGGTGGACTTAATGGTTAAAAACTTTTCATTttctcaaataaaaataatatatcctACAGCTCCATTACAACCATATACACCAGCAGCTGGTGAAATGAGAAATGTTTGGTTTGATCGTATAGATATTAACCAAAAAGTTCCTGAAAATTTATCTTCACTAGCACAAATAGAAACagaagttaaaaatttaatcaatacAGAAGTTTCAAGTGGTATTCCAGTAAATCGGATTATAGTAG GTGGATTCTCAATGGGTGGTGCTTTAGCACTGCACACAGCATATAGATGGGAGCCTAACTTAGCAGCAGCATTCGCCTTTAGTTCTTTCTTAAATgataattctattgtttataaacaacTTAAGGATAGTGGTGGAAAAg TGCCTCCATTACTACATATCCATGGAAACAGTGATGATCTTGTTGATTTATCTTGGGGGAAAACTACTTTTGAACACTTAAAGACACTAGGTGTCCAAGGAGAATTTCATACTATTCATAGGCTGGGACATTCTATAAACAAAACTGGACTAAATCTCATATATTCATGGATACAAAAGCATCTGcctgaaatataa
- the LOC125062776 gene encoding uncharacterized protein LOC125062776, translating to MSRSRKILSLCLEPNDHHNTVTDDLSIVAEDTQPKDVEENCDTSNKENTYHINEPTTHIPNLQVECNRIENEDCNLQEPESTGEETDDSVKDRDYKLSSKKRSKNLVVSRQRSSSTSSTNSSSSSSSSSSSSSSSSSSSDTPSSNRNSPTSTSVLLSLNKQTNQDNNECLPSTSKEINLNSIHSPIPNETVVQGNFNTRKRRRGEAQWKQNITKVLRNSGLPYQTKSGRNISKKQMKPSCGEGCRLKCSYFLTDEIRIQIFDSYWALKDLEKQRLFIHKHIQQIEIKFRSTKAQKNRKINYAFYFEVEGSLKRVCKTMFKNTLDINDRTIRTVTEKSTGGFLKEDERGKHGKHYTVGDTIKNDIRNHIKRIPKIESHYLRAQTTREYIDGGKTISDLHRDYVNECKQDGRNFGNYVMYSRIFNGEFNLGFFVPKKDRCELCVAYENAVPESKLLLKKKYDEHLVDKVLSREEKKRDKIALKENKNLIVSVYDLQAVLQVPRGDVSVFYYKSKLNNMNFTISKLKAEESGKKKKRQQTEDDSYNGDTIVNNSITDCYFWHEGQGNRGSDEIGSCLLKYIEKELHDYEGDQLADIVFYSDNCCGQNKNKFIVGLYMYAILKFSNLNSITHKFLIAGHTQNEGDAIHSVIEKQIKRSLKTGPIYVPSQYVQIIKEAKKTGEPLRVNELSHTDFINLKRLVSDLGITTLNKLKISEVKMMMITKAAPNILKYKTSYTDIEWSETNLLSRNKKIIVPDLKQVYAAKIEIKERKKNDLMTLLLNNHIPSFYANFYNSL from the coding sequence ATGTCCAGATCCAGAAAAATATTGTCATTATGTCTGGAACCCAATGACCATCATAACACAGTAACTGATGACTTGTCTATTGTGGCGGAAGATACGCAACCAAAAGATGTAGAAGAAAATTGTGACACGTCAAATAAAGAGAATACATATCATATAAATGAACCTACTACACACATTCCCAACTTACAGGTAGAATGTAATAGAATAGAGAATGAAGACTGTAATTTGCAAGAACCCGAATCTACGGGTGAAGAAACAGACGATTCTGTTAAAGATCGTGATTATAAATTGTCTTCCAAAAAGCGTAGCAAGAATTTAGTAGTTTCTCGTCAGCGATCATCTAGTACTTCATCTACAAATTCCTCTTCGTCTAGTTCATCCTCATCTAGTTCATCTTCATCTAGTTCATCCTCTTCTGATACTCCTTCGTCTAATAGAAATTCTCCAACATCTACCTCTGTACTATTGTCacttaataaacaaacaaatcaaGACAACAATGAATGCTTGCCTTCAACTTCCAaagaaattaacttaaatagtATTCATTCTCCAATACCAAACGAGACCGTAGTACAGGGAAATTTCAATACACGTAAGAGACGCCGTGGAGAGGCACAATGGAAGCAGAATATAACAAAAGTTTTACGAAACTCTGGATTACCCTATCAAACGAAGTCCGGACGAaatatttctaagaaacaaatGAAACCAAGTTGTGGAGAAGGTTGTAGACTTAAATGCAGCTATTTTCTTACCGATGAAATAAGAATTCAAATCTTTGATTCTTATTGGGCTTTGAAAGATTTAGAGAAACAGAGACTATTCATTCACAAACACATACAACAGATAGAGATAAAGTTTCGGTCTACCAAAGCACAGAAAAATCGAAAAATCAACTATGCATTTTACTTTGAGGTTGAAGGTTCATTAAAAAGGGTTtgcaaaacaatgtttaaaaatacattggatattaatgatagaacaattAGAACTGTAACAGAGAAATCTACTGGAGGATTTTTGAAAGAAGATGAAAGAGGGAAACACGGTAAACATTATACTGTAGGTGACACTATAAAAAATGATATAAGAAATCATATAAAACGTATACCGAAAATTGAAAGTCATTATTTAAGAGCACAAACAACACGAGAATACATTGATGGAGGAAAGACTATATCTGACTTACATAGAGATTATGTGAATGAATGTAAACAAGATGGACGCAACTTTGGAAACTACGTAATGTACAGTCGTATTTTTAACGGTGAATTTAATTTAGGATTTTTTGTGCCAAAAAAAGACAGATGTGAATTATGTGTAGCTTATGAAAATGCAGTTCCCGAAAGTAAACTGTtgctcaaaaaaaaatatgatgaaCATTTAGTGGACAAGGTTTTATCCAGGGAAGAAAAAAAGCGAGATAAAATAGCcctaaaagaaaacaaaaacctGATTGTATCTGTATACGATTTACAAGCAGTTTTACAGGTACCTCGTGGTGATGtttctgttttttattataagagcaaattaaataatatgaactTTACGATAAGCAAATTGAAAGCAGAAGAATcgggaaaaaagaaaaaaaggcaACAGACTGAAGACGATAGTTACAATGGAGACACTATTGTAAATAACAGTATTACCGATTGTTATTTTTGGCACGAGGGTCAGGGTAATCGGGGTTCAGATGAGATTGGTAGCTGTTTgcttaaatatatagaaaaagaatTGCATGATTACGAGGGTGACCAACTAGCtgatatagttttttattcgGATAACTGTTGCggccaaaacaaaaataagtttattgttGGATTGTACATGTATGCAATATTGAagtttagtaatttaaattctattactcataaatttttgataGCCGGACATACGCAAAACGAAGGTGATGCCATACATTCGGTAATCGAAAAGCAAATAAAACGTTCCTTGAAAACTGGTCCAATTTACGTGCCAAGTCAGTacgtacaaataattaaagaggCTAAGAAAACTGGGGAACCACTAAGAGTTAATGAACTATCACACaccgattttattaatttaaaaagattagtTAGTGATCTAGGTATTACTACTTTAAATAAGCTAAAGATTTCTGAAGTTAAAATGATGATGATTACCAAAGCCGcaccaaatattttaaagtacaaAACGTCGTACACTGACATTGAATGGTCTGAAACTAATTTACTTtctcgaaataaaaaaataatagttccTGATCTAAAGCAAGTTTATGCTGCTAAAATAGAGATTAAGGAACGGAAAAAGAATGACTTAATGACATTACTTCTTAACAACCACATTCCTAGTTTTTATGCCaacttttataatagtttataa
- the LOC125062777 gene encoding uncharacterized protein LOC125062777: protein MAYNRNQRFASSPPYFRILDPGAYQNIGTVLVKSNKAPFLSKKERKIQSGNKIWTHAIYNNNTTSFIPNCSALMSNIPRFPYEAVNKFSSIEDILCECEEPNVCECESDSKIPPEVICQGKVRRILYKGPPPKSNQSCGLSAPSKKDKGFEVTPDGFQKRVFIKPEKECPPFYNTAINESTAFYRGCKWSRRTGKVPMAKDDFPGPAHYSLVHEPNITEICAEKVRSFKRKTSKQFRFIEMVQRRNILDNLPGPSSYSPENIKGTQLSYLGPKTARFPGSILNKNKWPGPADHYLQRDFDLPKRPIKLCKAILPQRAPFLSHATRLKTPKIVDLSPASYFPIYKPCQFIRCSKAPFLVSTKRFEETIYDEEEDHDYLEEFENGSREDKDITITKNPTWQFKSQTVRMRPLKKEALRSITIHAQPSGIKKRQLELQHCSPFYSSEARFRPWFNWIAVHAKVKTPGPAYYKPEKARCYPAVSHGPLTRVQRFLPCNKQSPAPNEYNISNGIETILHTHNERLKSNIINQHKFHWNPPGVSRLLNNEEKELILLNRSIELLNPDDVIDSFGSKLKRGKKEKKVLRCFVKN from the coding sequence ATGGCTTACAACCGTAATCAAAGATTTGCCTCATCGCCTCcatattttagaattttagATCCTGGCGCATATCAAAACATTGGTACAGTGTTAGTGAAAAGCAATAAAGCACCATTTCTAtccaaaaaagaaagaaaaatacagtctggcaataaaatatGGACTCATGCAATATATAACAACAATACTACGTCCTTCATTCCTAACTGTTCTGCCTTGATGTCCAATATTCCTCGATTTCCGTATGAagctgttaataaattttctagtATCGAAGATATTTTATGTGAATGCGAAGAACCAAATGTTTGCGAATGCGAAAGTGATAGTAAAATTCCACCGGAAGTAATATGTCAAGGAAAGGTTAgacgtatattatataaaggcCCACCACCAAAATCCAACCAAAGTTGTGGACTGTCAGCTCCTTCGAAAAAAGATAAAGGATTTGAGGTCACCCCAGATGGTTTCCAAAAacgtgtttttataaaacctgAGAAAGAATGTCCTCCATTTTATAATACGGCAATAAATGAATCCACGGCGTTTTATAGAGGCTGTAAGTGGAGTCGCAGGACAGGTAAAGTTCCTATGGCTAAAGACGACTTTCCTGGGCCGGCACATTATTCATTAGTGCATGAGCCAAATATTACTGAAATTTGTGCCGAAAAAGTAAGAtcctttaaaagaaaaacatccAAGCAATTCCGTTTTATAGAAATGGTCCaaagaagaaatatattaGACAATTTGCCTGGACCGAGTAGTTATAGCCCTGAAAATATTAAAGGGACtcaattaagttatttaggACCAAAGACAGCACGATTTCCTGGCtctattttgaataaaaataaatggccTGGACCAGCAGACCATTATCTTCAACGTGACTTTGATCTACCTAAACgtccaattaaattatgtaaagcAATCTTACCACAAAGAGCACCTTTTTTATCTCACGCCACAAGACTAAAAACTCCGAAAATAGTTGATTTAAGTCCAGCAAGCTATTTTCCCATATATAAACCTTGCCAATTTATTCGATGTTCAAAAGCTCCATTTCTTGTGTCCACAAAAAGATTTGAAGAAACCATTTATGATGAAGAAGAAGATCACGACTATCTTGAAGAATTTGAAAATGGTTCACGCGAGGATAAAgatataacaataacaaaaaatcccACATGGCAGTTTAAATCCCAAACGGTGAGGATGAGACCTTTAAAAAAGGAAGCTCTTAGATCCATTACAATTCATGCGCAACCATCAGgcataaaaaaaagacagcTAGAGTTACAACATTGTTCACCATTCTATTCATCTGAAGCAAGATTTCGACCTTGGTTTAACTGGATAGCGGTTCATGCAAAGGTTAAAACGCCTGGACCAGCTTACTACAAACCAGAAAAAGCAAGATGTTACCCTGCAGTCAGCCATGGGCCGTTAACAAGGGTTCAGAGATTCCTACCCTGCAATAAACAGAGCCCTGCACCAAATGAGTACAACATTTCTAATGGTATCGAAACAATTTTACACACTCATAACGAAcgattaaaaagtaatattataaatcagCATAAATTTCATTGGAATCCGCCAGGAGTATCAAGACTACTAAATAATGAAGAGAAAGAATTGATTTTACTAAATAGGtcaatagaattattaaatcCAGATGATGTTATTGATAGTTTTGGATCCAAGTTAAAACGTggtaaaaaagaaaagaaagtaCTACgttgttttgttaaaaattaa